One Aneurinibacillus migulanus genomic region harbors:
- a CDS encoding helix-turn-helix domain-containing protein has translation MQVCIKREALGLVISQGRKNKNLTQQQLSNLTGLSRSYIADIEKGRYMPSVTTLVVLATYLQLDLNFLTKMTEIQV, from the coding sequence ATGCAAGTATGTATTAAGAGAGAAGCATTGGGTTTAGTTATTTCACAAGGAAGAAAAAATAAAAACTTAACCCAACAGCAATTATCTAATTTAACAGGCTTATCTAGAAGTTATATCGCCGATATCGAGAAGGGTAGATATATGCCCAGTGTAACAACGTTAGTGGTTTTAGCTACTTATTTACAATTAGACCTTAATTTTTTGACTAAAATGACGGAAATACAAGTTTGA
- a CDS encoding group-specific protein, producing MNGLVSINVDIDESEVRELCKQKVAELIKEVDVDFVFWDTSELKRRTCLSWNTIQDQFFFDPRFPKHKVGSKWLFPAKETREFLIRWLSEQPKR from the coding sequence ATGAATGGTTTGGTAAGTATCAATGTCGATATCGACGAATCGGAAGTTCGGGAACTTTGCAAACAAAAAGTAGCTGAACTAATTAAAGAAGTTGATGTAGATTTTGTATTTTGGGACACATCAGAATTGAAAAGACGGACTTGTCTATCATGGAACACGATTCAAGATCAATTCTTTTTTGATCCTCGGTTCCCAAAACACAAAGTTGGATCAAAGTGGCTCTTTCCAGCAAAGGAAACAAGAGAATTTTTGATCCGATGGTTGAGTGAGCAACCAAAACGCTAG
- a CDS encoding siphovirus Gp157 family protein: MKLYEMAEAYQSLLEAIEEGQDFSVALEQLEDKIDTKVENIAKVIKTTDAQVKAIKDEEKRLAERRKALEADIERLKTYTSTTLQNAGLTKVKGSLLTVSLQNNKPSVVVDETKIADEWLIPQPPKVDKTRLYEALKEGQVIPGATLQSTQSLRIR; encoded by the coding sequence ATGAAACTATATGAAATGGCAGAAGCCTATCAATCCTTACTCGAAGCAATCGAAGAGGGACAAGATTTCAGCGTAGCCCTTGAACAGCTTGAGGACAAAATCGACACAAAGGTTGAGAATATCGCCAAGGTAATCAAAACCACTGACGCTCAAGTCAAAGCAATCAAAGACGAAGAAAAGCGCCTTGCAGAACGCAGAAAGGCCCTAGAAGCTGATATAGAACGACTTAAGACTTACACCTCTACAACACTACAGAACGCCGGATTAACCAAAGTAAAAGGCTCTCTACTCACAGTGAGCTTGCAGAACAACAAACCTAGTGTAGTGGTGGACGAAACGAAAATTGCAGATGAATGGCTTATCCCTCAACCTCCTAAGGTAGATAAAACAAGGCTATATGAGGCACTAAAAGAGGGGCAGGTGATACCGGGTGCAACACTCCAATCAACCCAATCCCTACGTATTCGCTGA
- a CDS encoding Rad52/Rad22 family DNA repair protein, with the protein MDTKSIMEALQAPFPQEDIEWRVGSTNKDKTKGLALAYVTNRAIQNRLDEVFGPFGWQNQFKEWKQGSQLCGISIKFEDEWITKWDGADDSNQEAIKGGLSDSMKRAAYQWGIGRYLYKLPKNWVEIEPAGHSYKIKRKPSLPAWALPKGAKPDEQSTQPDATPPEPTAAIKSKWELIGGKPEVLNKWFFNQMLEGKTVEEVDQILTKQLEEKMGAEVINEQKGA; encoded by the coding sequence ATGGATACTAAATCAATTATGGAGGCATTACAAGCGCCATTCCCTCAAGAAGATATAGAGTGGCGTGTCGGCTCCACAAACAAGGATAAAACGAAAGGGCTAGCCCTAGCCTATGTTACAAACAGAGCCATACAGAATCGGTTAGATGAAGTGTTCGGCCCGTTTGGTTGGCAGAATCAATTCAAAGAGTGGAAACAAGGTTCGCAGTTATGTGGTATCTCTATCAAATTTGAGGACGAATGGATTACTAAGTGGGATGGTGCAGACGATTCCAACCAAGAAGCAATAAAAGGTGGCTTATCAGACAGTATGAAACGTGCTGCTTATCAGTGGGGAATCGGACGCTATCTCTATAAACTACCTAAGAACTGGGTTGAAATCGAACCCGCCGGACATAGCTACAAAATCAAACGTAAGCCTTCATTACCTGCATGGGCTTTGCCAAAAGGAGCAAAACCGGATGAACAATCAACTCAGCCGGATGCAACGCCTCCCGAACCCACAGCAGCAATTAAATCCAAGTGGGAGCTTATCGGAGGAAAGCCGGAGGTGCTTAATAAGTGGTTCTTCAATCAGATGTTAGAAGGAAAAACGGTTGAAGAGGTAGATCAAATCCTGACCAAGCAGTTAGAGGAAAAGATGGGGGCCGAAGTGATTAACGAACAGAAAGGGGCATAG
- a CDS encoding single-stranded DNA-binding protein, translating to MLNRAIVLGRLTKDPEMRYTQSGTAVTTFTLAVDRRTTNQQGERETDFLPIVVFGKTAESSAQYLSKGKQAAVEGRIQVRNYENKEGRRVYVTEIVAENVQFLSGGNTQGNQSNSNTGYPSNSDSPFSGKPIDISDDDLPF from the coding sequence ATGCTTAATCGTGCAATCGTTTTAGGCCGTCTTACAAAAGATCCTGAGATGCGCTACACCCAATCAGGTACAGCCGTAACCACTTTTACCCTAGCCGTAGACCGTCGTACCACTAATCAGCAAGGAGAACGTGAAACTGACTTCCTTCCTATCGTCGTATTCGGTAAAACAGCCGAATCATCAGCGCAATATCTATCAAAAGGGAAACAAGCAGCAGTAGAAGGTAGAATCCAAGTGCGAAACTACGAGAATAAAGAAGGTCGTCGCGTCTACGTTACTGAAATCGTGGCAGAAAACGTCCAATTCCTTTCGGGTGGAAATACACAAGGCAACCAATCAAACAGCAACACAGGCTATCCTAGCAACTCAGACAGTCCGTTTAGTGGCAAGCCTATTGATATCTCAGACGACGATCTACCATTCTAA
- a CDS encoding YopX family protein, whose amino-acid sequence MREIKVRFWDERNNRFWYGKQEGESVGRYSFHTYLENGCLIGVTYESVSYGFKSIDDVIERKLKVSEYTGLKDKNGKEIYEGDIVRTWEEDTYIPNRDDGGGIIDYNKYEGYSQLGVIDFKGAWFTYETKKHLQGRKEEIYAPLDFTNNLVVIGNVFEHPELLEVNAS is encoded by the coding sequence ATGCGAGAAATCAAGGTTCGTTTTTGGGACGAGCGAAACAATCGGTTTTGGTATGGCAAACAAGAAGGTGAAAGTGTTGGGCGATATTCGTTTCACACATATCTTGAAAACGGTTGTCTAATAGGTGTTACGTATGAATCAGTAAGCTATGGATTCAAAAGTATTGATGATGTTATCGAGCGTAAGTTGAAAGTTTCTGAGTACACCGGACTGAAGGATAAGAACGGTAAGGAGATTTATGAAGGGGATATTGTTCGCACTTGGGAAGAAGACACTTATATACCCAATAGAGATGATGGAGGGGGAATTATTGATTACAACAAATATGAAGGTTATTCACAGTTAGGTGTTATTGATTTTAAAGGTGCTTGGTTCACTTACGAAACTAAGAAACATTTACAAGGACGGAAGGAAGAAATTTATGCACCTTTAGATTTCACCAATAATTTAGTAGTCATCGGTAACGTGTTTGAGCATCCCGAACTACTGGAAGTGAACGCATCATGA
- a CDS encoding BC1872 family protein: MKTGRELDILVAEKVMGWVVDGDIIENADLDEQGRCTFPSGDFLMNKETREPLPNYSTNIADAWKVLEKLIQLGAEINVGFYKQWDCSIDYPIGCNWLVQAETAPLAICLAALKALGVEV; the protein is encoded by the coding sequence ATGAAAACAGGCCGTGAATTGGATATTCTTGTTGCTGAAAAGGTTATGGGTTGGGTTGTTGATGGTGACATTATCGAAAACGCAGACCTTGACGAACAAGGAAGATGTACTTTTCCTTCTGGTGATTTCTTAATGAATAAAGAAACGAGAGAACCTTTACCTAACTACTCAACCAATATAGCAGATGCTTGGAAAGTACTAGAAAAACTCATTCAACTAGGTGCAGAAATAAACGTTGGGTTCTACAAGCAATGGGATTGCTCAATAGATTATCCTATCGGGTGCAATTGGCTAGTACAAGCAGAAACAGCACCACTTGCTATATGCCTTGCAGCATTAAAAGCTCTTGGAGTAGAGGTGTAA
- a CDS encoding HNH endonuclease, which translates to MYGFNPCPKPRHALKKKRRLKDIPKDIRRFVYERDNKCCVRCGNPHNLQLHHIITKGRYDPRRYNFKQGVHDPRNLATVCVGCHRKIHDQPEAMLEMLEWQRLRFGEVLKYVTE; encoded by the coding sequence ATGTACGGATTCAATCCTTGCCCCAAACCTCGTCACGCTCTCAAGAAAAAAAGACGCTTGAAAGACATACCCAAAGATATACGCCGATTCGTGTATGAACGCGATAACAAATGTTGCGTTAGATGTGGCAATCCTCACAACCTACAGCTACACCACATTATTACCAAAGGTCGTTATGACCCACGTAGATACAACTTTAAACAAGGTGTACACGATCCTAGAAACCTCGCCACTGTATGCGTAGGATGCCACAGAAAGATCCATGACCAACCCGAGGCTATGCTCGAAATGCTAGAGTGGCAAAGATTACGTTTTGGCGAAGTTCTAAAATATGTAACTGAATAA
- a CDS encoding DUF6906 family protein, whose amino-acid sequence MRPRKPNRRERESIEWCNLNPDNWLIKIRHDETLSITHREVGTIREIPR is encoded by the coding sequence ATGCGCCCTAGAAAACCTAATCGACGTGAACGCGAATCTATCGAATGGTGCAATCTTAATCCTGACAACTGGCTAATCAAAATACGACATGATGAAACACTTTCTATCACACATAGAGAAGTAGGCACCATAAGAGAAATACCTAGGTAG
- a CDS encoding helix-turn-helix domain-containing protein: MSNNKTIKSRLHILMGERKIKSIHELSRLTGISRPTLTRLYNDESDRLDFNTITTLCDFFNVPIQDLLEIVEVKESKK, translated from the coding sequence ATGAGTAATAATAAAACTATTAAAAGTAGATTGCATATTCTAATGGGTGAAAGAAAAATTAAGAGTATTCATGAACTCTCTAGGCTTACTGGTATCAGTCGTCCTACTTTAACTCGCCTTTACAATGATGAAAGCGATCGCTTGGACTTCAATACAATCACTACACTTTGTGATTTCTTTAATGTGCCTATTCAAGATTTGCTTGAAATCGTTGAAGTTAAAGAGAGCAAAAAATAA
- a CDS encoding helix-turn-helix domain-containing protein, with the protein MEKLRIHLSTLMGKKKVRSIHQLSKETGISRPVLGKLYKEDLSYKPHVDTLTKLCDYFECPLEELIEYDPRDNGQAI; encoded by the coding sequence ATGGAAAAACTACGAATCCACCTGTCAACTTTGATGGGGAAAAAGAAAGTCCGATCCATTCATCAGCTAAGTAAAGAGACTGGCATTAGTCGCCCGGTTCTCGGAAAACTCTACAAAGAGGACTTATCTTATAAGCCTCATGTAGATACGCTGACAAAGCTTTGCGATTACTTTGAATGTCCGTTAGAAGAGTTGATAGAATACGACCCTCGTGATAATGGACAAGCAATCTAA
- a CDS encoding ORF6N domain-containing protein, producing the protein MNNLTVIEHRGQRVLTTLQLAESYKTDAKHINDNFQNNRKRYTLGKHYFELKDEELKNFKATTKISGNLKFAPVIYLWTEKGAWMHAKSLNTDKAWEAYEMLVDEYYRMKEQTIDVSMLGPELQMFKHLFDGVAKVQIESLETKRQLSEVKTTVNVIQETFLQRDSNWRKSINSMLNQAASRLGGEYRELRNDSYQKLEERGRCNLNVRLTNLKERLSENGATKTKINQTTKMDVIESDARLKEIYTTIVKELSIGSLSK; encoded by the coding sequence ATGAATAATTTAACGGTTATTGAACATCGAGGACAACGTGTATTAACAACATTGCAATTAGCAGAGTCTTACAAAACTGATGCCAAACATATTAATGATAACTTTCAAAATAACAGGAAGCGTTACACACTAGGAAAACATTATTTTGAACTAAAAGATGAAGAACTAAAAAATTTTAAAGCTACCACGAAAATTTCGGGGAACCTTAAATTTGCTCCTGTTATTTATCTTTGGACCGAAAAAGGTGCTTGGATGCACGCTAAATCACTCAATACTGACAAAGCTTGGGAAGCTTATGAAATGTTGGTTGACGAATACTACAGAATGAAAGAACAAACCATTGATGTTTCTATGCTCGGCCCAGAATTACAAATGTTTAAGCACCTCTTTGATGGAGTCGCTAAAGTTCAAATCGAAAGCCTGGAAACAAAACGCCAACTATCAGAAGTAAAGACAACGGTAAATGTCATTCAAGAAACCTTCTTGCAACGTGATAGCAATTGGAGAAAATCAATTAACTCAATGTTGAATCAAGCAGCTTCTAGGCTAGGTGGAGAATACCGAGAGTTAAGGAATGACAGCTATCAAAAGCTAGAAGAAAGAGGCCGTTGCAATCTGAACGTTAGGCTAACGAACCTGAAAGAACGGCTATCCGAAAACGGAGCTACAAAAACAAAGATTAATCAAACTACAAAGATGGACGTAATTGAATCTGATGCACGATTAAAAGAGATTTACACAACGATTGTTAAAGAATTATCTATCGGTTCCTTGAGCAAATAA
- a CDS encoding phage replisome organizer N-terminal domain-containing protein codes for MFDNEKVDFIESLPEADSILIIWIKLLTLAGKCNMKGHIFLTENIPYTDEMLAHKFRRPLSTVRLALETFNRLRMIEVDENSVIQICNWEKYQNIDGMERIREQNRIRKQKEREKKKFLLEDSDMSRDVTENVTRSHATDIDKDIDKEINNMPFSSSPLPYKEIIDYLNEKTGSKFRAGSEETKRLIKARFNAGFTLEDFKKVIDVKSSQWLNNKDMNKYLRPKTLFGTNFEGYLNEYERDNKPTPPSEPSRNYQAEIEAALQEDAKKWGIAND; via the coding sequence ATGTTTGATAATGAAAAAGTCGACTTTATTGAAAGTCTACCTGAGGCTGATTCAATACTCATCATTTGGATAAAACTTCTTACTTTAGCTGGCAAGTGCAATATGAAAGGTCATATCTTTCTTACGGAAAACATTCCATACACAGATGAAATGTTAGCTCATAAATTCAGACGGCCTTTAAGTACAGTACGCCTAGCTTTAGAAACCTTTAATCGACTCAGGATGATTGAGGTAGATGAAAACTCAGTCATTCAGATTTGCAATTGGGAAAAGTATCAAAACATTGATGGTATGGAGCGAATTAGGGAGCAGAACAGGATAAGAAAACAGAAGGAAAGGGAAAAGAAAAAGTTTCTTTTAGAAGATAGTGACATGTCACGTGACGTCACGGAGAATGTCACGCGAAGTCACGCAACAGATATAGATAAAGATATAGATAAAGAAATAAATAATATGCCCTTTTCTTCTTCACCTTTGCCCTATAAAGAAATCATAGATTACCTGAATGAAAAGACAGGTAGTAAATTCCGGGCTGGTTCGGAGGAAACGAAAAGACTTATCAAAGCACGGTTTAACGCTGGCTTTACCCTTGAAGACTTCAAAAAAGTAATTGATGTGAAATCATCCCAGTGGCTTAACAACAAAGACATGAATAAGTATCTCCGGCCTAAAACGTTGTTCGGGACAAACTTTGAAGGCTATTTAAACGAATATGAGCGTGATAACAAGCCTACACCTCCTTCTGAACCGTCTCGTAACTATCAGGCAGAGATTGAAGCAGCGTTACAAGAGGATGCGAAGAAATGGGGGATCGCGAATGACTGA
- the dnaB gene encoding replicative DNA helicase: protein MAVINLEAEQAVIGGVLLEGELIKECSLLPEHFYKQEHIVIWEAARALDKAKKPVDLVTIVTELGERIEQAGGLKYIQDLAVGVPTTTNFEYYVTAVLDAWKMRKAETQAVELINRVNAERNTDVIAETVQKLTHLDETGQQMDYNHTATLSEVYDEMENQPEGLTGIDTGYVDLNRITNGLNSSDLLIVAARPAMGKTAFVLNVGGNAAGLDKACVSIFSLEMPKKQLIRRMICAIGNIDADKMRNPKSRFSNEDWEKATRAIGIINNMNLHIYDEPGQTVQGIRAKVRRLKNKYPDVPHLVIIDYLQLISYIGRAHNRNEEVAEMSRALKIMAREFELPVVALSQLSRSVEQRQDKRPMLSDLRDSGAVEQDADIIMFLYRDDYYDAQAEKKNVTEVIVGKNRHGATGTVELAFLKEYNKFVSLARG from the coding sequence ATGGCAGTAATTAACCTCGAAGCAGAACAAGCTGTGATCGGTGGTGTGCTATTGGAGGGGGAGCTAATAAAAGAGTGCTCCCTTCTTCCTGAACACTTCTATAAACAAGAGCACATAGTGATATGGGAAGCTGCAAGAGCCTTAGACAAGGCGAAAAAGCCCGTTGACCTAGTAACAATCGTCACGGAGTTAGGAGAGCGTATAGAGCAAGCTGGGGGCCTTAAATACATTCAGGATTTGGCTGTAGGTGTACCAACGACTACAAACTTTGAATACTACGTTACGGCTGTTTTAGATGCTTGGAAGATGCGAAAGGCAGAAACACAAGCTGTAGAACTCATCAACCGAGTAAATGCCGAACGGAACACTGATGTAATCGCTGAGACGGTACAGAAACTTACTCACTTGGACGAAACAGGCCAGCAGATGGATTACAACCATACAGCTACGCTTTCAGAAGTGTATGACGAGATGGAGAATCAACCAGAAGGATTAACCGGGATAGATACGGGATATGTAGACTTGAATCGGATTACAAACGGGCTTAATAGTAGTGACTTACTTATTGTTGCAGCCCGTCCAGCAATGGGGAAAACAGCATTCGTATTGAACGTAGGTGGCAATGCAGCCGGACTAGATAAGGCTTGCGTAAGTATCTTCTCACTTGAAATGCCGAAGAAACAACTTATTCGTCGGATGATATGTGCAATTGGGAATATCGATGCTGATAAGATGCGAAATCCGAAGAGTAGATTCTCAAATGAAGATTGGGAGAAAGCAACTCGTGCAATCGGTATTATCAACAACATGAACTTGCATATTTACGATGAGCCAGGGCAAACAGTACAAGGGATTCGGGCAAAGGTACGGAGATTAAAAAACAAATACCCTGATGTACCCCACTTGGTTATCATCGACTACTTGCAACTAATCAGCTATATCGGACGAGCACACAACAGAAATGAAGAGGTTGCTGAAATGTCTCGAGCACTTAAGATTATGGCGCGTGAGTTTGAATTACCTGTAGTGGCCTTATCTCAGCTTTCACGTTCGGTAGAGCAACGTCAAGATAAGCGTCCGATGCTTTCAGACTTAAGGGATTCTGGCGCAGTAGAACAAGATGCAGACATTATTATGTTCCTTTACCGAGATGACTATTACGACGCTCAAGCTGAAAAGAAGAACGTCACAGAAGTGATTGTAGGTAAGAACAGACACGGGGCAACGGGTACGGTGGAGCTCGCTTTCTTGAAGGAGTATAACAAATTCGTATCTTTAGCGAGAGGATGA
- a CDS encoding NrdR family transcriptional regulator, which translates to MNCPKCAGESAVNNSRPDPKSNYVRRYRVCKVCDFRWKTLEAIVEKENTFETHTMGVYEAKARELGQLVEEKQKTYGDSFSKAGEFLKLLYPNGIEPEQYTDALCLVRIFDKQMRIATKKDAFGESPYGDLVGYSLLGLVKDEKGR; encoded by the coding sequence ATGAACTGCCCTAAATGCGCTGGAGAATCAGCAGTTAATAATAGTCGGCCGGATCCTAAATCAAACTACGTTAGAAGATATAGGGTGTGCAAGGTATGTGATTTTCGATGGAAAACGTTAGAGGCTATAGTCGAAAAAGAAAATACCTTTGAGACGCACACAATGGGCGTGTACGAAGCGAAAGCAAGGGAGTTAGGGCAACTAGTGGAAGAGAAGCAGAAAACCTATGGTGACTCATTCTCGAAGGCAGGAGAGTTCCTTAAACTTTTATATCCTAATGGGATTGAGCCAGAACAATATACTGATGCATTATGCTTGGTTCGGATCTTCGATAAGCAAATGAGGATCGCTACTAAAAAAGATGCATTTGGCGAAAGTCCATATGGAGATTTGGTTGGATACTCTCTTCTAGGATTAGTTAAGGATGAAAAGGGGAGATAA
- a CDS encoding dUTP diphosphatase → MNLSKLFDMQRVLDERIIKDKGLEGKDLLPGKILALQVELGELANEWRGFKFWSNNQKPCITGHKGRCERCEGTGYISTQYDLCDAGCFKGLALFNPLLEEYVDCLHFLLSIGLELEVNQHLNINPYDEKDIITQFNKVFKLVTELQSDDFYKAAQWQLLKRYFFGLGEMLGFTFEQIEQAYLDKNAVNHQRQEAGY, encoded by the coding sequence ATGAATCTATCAAAGCTTTTCGATATGCAACGTGTATTGGACGAACGGATCATCAAAGATAAGGGGCTAGAAGGGAAAGACCTGTTGCCGGGTAAGATTCTAGCGTTACAAGTAGAACTTGGGGAATTAGCGAATGAATGGAGAGGCTTCAAGTTTTGGAGTAATAACCAAAAGCCATGCATAACTGGACACAAAGGAAGATGCGAGCGTTGTGAAGGCACTGGATATATCAGTACGCAATATGATCTATGTGATGCAGGATGCTTTAAAGGTTTAGCGCTATTCAATCCTCTTCTTGAGGAATATGTAGACTGCCTACACTTCCTTTTGAGTATTGGATTAGAGCTTGAAGTTAATCAACATCTTAATATTAACCCTTATGATGAGAAAGATATTATAACTCAGTTTAACAAAGTGTTTAAACTAGTCACTGAATTACAAAGTGATGATTTTTATAAAGCAGCGCAATGGCAATTGTTGAAACGGTACTTCTTTGGATTAGGAGAAATGCTTGGATTTACTTTTGAACAGATAGAACAAGCCTATTTAGATAAAAATGCAGTAAACCACCAAAGACAGGAGGCCGGATACTAA
- a CDS encoding DUF1064 domain-containing protein translates to MSKYGATKVVVTEDLQIYNLKDAKENNIDGLTFDSKAEARYYALLLQLQQEGAITSFIIQPRYVLQPAFKKNGKMVRKIEYVADFEVSYPDGELEVIDVKGFETKDFALKKKLFEFKYPHLQLKLMTFKYGRWMTIEEYKKEKKERAKK, encoded by the coding sequence ATGAGCAAATACGGGGCTACAAAAGTAGTGGTTACAGAAGATTTGCAGATATATAACCTCAAGGATGCCAAAGAGAACAATATAGACGGGCTTACGTTTGATTCTAAAGCAGAGGCAAGGTATTATGCTTTGCTTCTGCAACTACAGCAGGAAGGGGCTATTACAAGTTTTATAATACAACCTCGTTATGTCTTACAACCTGCATTTAAGAAGAATGGCAAGATGGTTAGGAAAATCGAATACGTAGCTGACTTTGAAGTTTCGTACCCAGATGGAGAGCTCGAAGTGATAGACGTAAAAGGATTTGAGACTAAAGACTTTGCACTCAAGAAAAAACTATTCGAGTTCAAATACCCTCATCTGCAACTAAAGCTTATGACATTCAAATACGGACGTTGGATGACTATAGAGGAATACAAGAAAGAGAAGAAGGAGAGGGCAAAGAAATGA
- a CDS encoding terminase small subunit — protein MSKLTPKQQAFADYYIETGNAEEAARKAGYKSPRGNAHKLLQNTAIKQYIDEIMDSKNNERIASQDEVLEYLTSVMRGVPFITEYEDTDEEGNVVTKQNKIYPYFKERNQAAELLGKRYAMWTEKQQVEGNVGVTIVDDIGDDDE, from the coding sequence ATGAGTAAGCTTACACCAAAGCAACAGGCTTTTGCTGATTATTATATTGAGACAGGTAATGCAGAAGAAGCAGCAAGAAAAGCAGGGTACAAGAGTCCAAGAGGAAACGCTCATAAACTACTGCAAAATACTGCAATCAAACAATACATTGATGAAATTATGGATTCAAAGAATAACGAGCGTATAGCTTCTCAGGATGAAGTTTTAGAGTATCTAACCTCTGTTATGCGTGGCGTTCCTTTTATCACTGAATATGAGGACACAGACGAAGAGGGGAATGTAGTAACAAAGCAAAATAAGATATATCCTTATTTCAAAGAACGCAATCAGGCCGCTGAACTGCTCGGCAAGCGTTATGCTATGTGGACTGAGAAACAGCAGGTAGAAGGCAATGTCGGTGTAACTATCGTTGATGACATTGGGGATGATGACGAATGA
- a CDS encoding PBSX family phage terminase large subunit, which translates to MKVKMSEIISPHFEKFWIASRKKQHLRYVLKGGRGSGKSFHIPLRIIMDIMEYPVSALAMRKVQNTIVKSVFQNFEAATIFLGVKHLFRFVESRLEITYLPRGNKIYFAGADDPNKIKSIKDAKFPLAILWIEEMAEFKTEDEVTTIENSVLREELEGKITSEAERRKKKYGFDYSFYYSYNPPKRKQAWVNKKYESAFIDDNTFVDHSTYFDNPHLSKKFIEEAENVKMRKPHKYEWEYMGKAIGSGVVPFTNLVFREIPDKEFKTFDNIHQGLDWGYGPDPFAFVRMHYDSRRRRLFFMDELYGSKLSNREVAEWILEKKYHDVMTIADSAEPKSISEVKTYGIRIKGAKKGPGSVEFGERWLDDLEEIVIDPKRTPNTAKEFEDIDYQTDTDGNQKPKLEDKDNHTIDATRYGTEPLRRKGVGVLT; encoded by the coding sequence ATGAAAGTGAAAATGTCTGAAATCATTAGTCCTCACTTTGAAAAATTTTGGATTGCCTCTCGTAAAAAACAACACTTGCGATATGTTTTAAAAGGTGGTCGTGGCTCGGGTAAATCATTCCATATACCTTTACGAATTATCATGGATATTATGGAGTATCCTGTATCAGCATTAGCGATGAGGAAAGTACAAAATACAATTGTGAAATCGGTGTTTCAGAACTTTGAAGCAGCAACTATTTTTCTAGGTGTAAAACATCTATTCCGATTTGTTGAGAGTAGATTAGAAATTACTTATTTACCTAGAGGGAACAAAATATATTTTGCTGGCGCTGATGATCCGAACAAAATAAAGTCTATTAAAGATGCTAAGTTCCCCTTGGCTATTCTATGGATTGAGGAAATGGCTGAATTTAAAACAGAAGATGAAGTAACAACTATAGAAAACTCTGTTCTTCGTGAAGAATTAGAGGGGAAAATTACATCTGAGGCCGAGAGACGCAAAAAGAAATATGGATTTGATTACTCGTTTTATTATTCTTATAATCCACCAAAAAGAAAGCAGGCGTGGGTTAATAAGAAATACGAGTCTGCTTTTATAGATGACAATACCTTCGTTGACCACTCTACCTATTTTGATAATCCTCATTTGTCAAAGAAATTCATTGAGGAAGCCGAAAACGTTAAGATGAGAAAACCTCATAAGTATGAGTGGGAGTATATGGGCAAAGCGATAGGGAGTGGTGTTGTGCCATTTACAAACCTTGTATTCCGGGAGATACCGGATAAAGAGTTTAAGACATTCGATAATATTCATCAAGGACTTGATTGGGGATATGGGCCTGATCCTTTTGCTTTTGTGCGTATGCACTATGATAGCAGACGGAGAAGGCTATTTTTTATGGATGAATTGTACGGCTCAAAGCTAAGTAACAGGGAAGTTGCAGAATGGATATTGGAAAAGAAATACCATGATGTAATGACGATAGCGGACAGTGCAGAGCCTAAGAGTATATCAGAAGTAAAGACATATGGCATCCGTATTAAAGGAGCGAAGAAGGGGCCGGGAAGCGTTGAGTTTGGTGAAAGATGGCTTGACGACTTAGAAGAGATTGTAATTGACCCCAAACGTACACCTAATACGGCAAAAGAGTTCGAGGATATCGACTACCAGACAGATACAGACGGCAATCAGAAGCCAAAGTTAGAGGATAAGGATAATCATACAATTGATGCCACGCGCTACGGCACAGAGCCGCTAAGAAGGAAAGGTGTAGGAGTCTTAACATAA